The following is a genomic window from Halodesulfovibrio marinisediminis DSM 17456.
AGAGGTGTAGCTGCAACTTTGTTTCCCTTTTCCTTCAACAGTGGCGCTAACTGTAGTGCTGTTTATGAAGCCGTGCGGGAGTTTGGCAGATTGCCATGTAAGATTAATTCCTACCTTGGAGTCCTTCCAAAATATGACAGCACTTCCTGAAAAGTGGTTGTTTTCTACATTGTCCGGAGTGAGTTTAACGGTGACATTGTTCCATGAAACAATGCTTGTTTTTCCTTCTTGCGGAAAATCCTTGTCGTTCTCAACTAGTAGGAGTGCCTGAAGTAATAATGATGCTTCAGATTCTCTGCGGGGGAGTACTCTGTCATGTAAAAGGTCTTTGCCTGTTTTATGTTCTGTTTTGTTGGAGACAGCGCTTTCGAGTATTTCTTCAAAGTCATCAAGACGAGTGTGCCCTTCAAACTCTGCTAGAATGTCTAGCGCGTGTAAGGCAAAGGACAGGGCATTTTTGGGTTCAATTCGCGTTAATTCGTCAAAGAACCATGCACAGCTTGCAAAACTGGAAAGTGCCTGCTCCTGCATAAACATGAGAAGGGTGGCTTCGTGTCGTTGCTGGGCTGTTAGTCCATCACGGACATAAGCAGATAAGAAGTCATCAAGGTGTGTTTTTCCGGAAAGGACAGTACCGTATGCATACAGTGCTTTTTCTGGTGCGTTGTAATATTCGTGTGCTTTTAAATCAAAGTAATTGTCCACGCAGTCTTTCATGAAATTCAGGGCGTCACGCAAGGGCTTGCGCCATTTTTGATTCCACCCCGGATGGCCGCCATCAGTACAGCCACAGTTACTCTGCCAGCGTTCTACGCCGTGCGCGCAGCTCCAGGCAGAAGGTTCATGCAACCGAACCTGTATTTGCGGCGGATGACTTGCAAGGAATGCTGCAAGGTTTGTTAGTTCGATATTGTCCCGCTCTGTGCGTGCGTTGTTTATTACATGGGCAAGAGCCATTTCGCCGAACTTACAATGATGGCCGTATGTTTCTCCATCAGTGCTGATTGTAAGGATGCCGTTGTTGGCAAATGACGCAATTTTTTTCCAAAACTTTTCACCGTCAGCAAGAAGTCGTTCAAACGCTACTGCCTGTGATATATCTGCCTCATAAAAGAATATAGCGATAGAACGTCCGCTTGGAAGATCGATACGGTATGGTATGGACGTGTCAAATGAGTTGCCATTGACTGTGTACCATTCTCCGTTGTTTTCTATAGCATCTGCCTGATGCGGCGAAAGAATGGTGAACTTGATGTCATGTGCTGCCAGTACCTCAAGAGTCTCTGTGTCTACAGCACACTCCGCAAGCCACATTCCTTCCGGACGTCTTTCAAAACGTCTTTCAAAGTCTTCAATTGCCCACTGCACTTCGAGCTCTTTATCTCTATTTTTTGCCAGTGGGAGAATGCTGTGATGATAGACTTGGGCAATGGCATTGCCGTGCCCGAACCTACGGATACTTGCTTTGTCTGCTTCAATGATACGGTTGTAGAGGTCGGGGAATGCTGTTTCCATCCAGCGCATGAGTGTCGGACCGACATTGAAACTGATCCATTCGTAGCAGTTTACCAGTTCGATAATATTACCATTGCCATTAAGACGTCTGGCAAAGGCAAGCGGGTTGTAGCTTTCGCGTGTAATTCGCTCATTCCAGTTGAGCATAGGGGCAGCGCTGCCTTCCGGCATTATTTCGCCGAGCCATGGGTCTTCGCGGGGGGGCTGATAAAAGTGACCGTGAATACAGAGATAACGAGACATATATCCTCCGTAATGCTTCAATTCGGAAAAATTGTACCATAAAAGGATGACAGATGGCCGTTAGCATGATTATGTAACGACATAACAACTATGTATGGTTTATTTATTCTGTATTACTAGGTTGTAATGAGCTTTTTTTATTAGCTAGAGGTATGTGTATGAAAGGCAGCCATCAGGAGCAGCCTATTCGTGGGGCTTTTTCTGTTGAAAAATTAGTACGAGTGGGCTTTGGTGCAACAAAGCGGACAAATAAAATTGAAGTAATGGTATATGCAGAACAAGAAGGTAATGGTGACATTACGTTATGGAAGCTGAATAAGAGCCATATTCCGTTTGAAAAGTACGATAAAGTCTCATTTGAGAATCTTATGGCAGACTACTCTCCCGAACCTGCTTTTTATCAAGAAAAAATTTATCCAGCCATGCGTAAGGTTGCTCAGGGTATTGCCAGAGGTGAGCGATTACGTGTGAACGGGCAGCCTTACGGAGCTGAAGTTGAATTTCTTCAGGTTCTGGAAATGGATGAAGATAATGTCCGTGCTACATTCGGCCTTGGTCTGACGTATCTTGACAGAAACGAGATAAGCAAAGGGCAGGCCGTTTTTTCGAAGTTGGTAGGAATAGAAGCTACATTTGCTCCGGAACATAAGCATATGTTTAACGAGTTCGGCATTAAACTTCGAAAAAATAAAATGTATGAACAAGCACTGCAATTTTATAGCAGGGCGCAGAAGCTTTCGGCACTGGATGAGCATTTGTTGTACAATATAGGACGC
Proteins encoded in this region:
- a CDS encoding DUF3536 domain-containing protein, whose amino-acid sequence is MSRYLCIHGHFYQPPREDPWLGEIMPEGSAAPMLNWNERITRESYNPLAFARRLNGNGNIIELVNCYEWISFNVGPTLMRWMETAFPDLYNRIIEADKASIRRFGHGNAIAQVYHHSILPLAKNRDKELEVQWAIEDFERRFERRPEGMWLAECAVDTETLEVLAAHDIKFTILSPHQADAIENNGEWYTVNGNSFDTSIPYRIDLPSGRSIAIFFYEADISQAVAFERLLADGEKFWKKIASFANNGILTISTDGETYGHHCKFGEMALAHVINNARTERDNIELTNLAAFLASHPPQIQVRLHEPSAWSCAHGVERWQSNCGCTDGGHPGWNQKWRKPLRDALNFMKDCVDNYFDLKAHEYYNAPEKALYAYGTVLSGKTHLDDFLSAYVRDGLTAQQRHEATLLMFMQEQALSSFASCAWFFDELTRIEPKNALSFALHALDILAEFEGHTRLDDFEEILESAVSNKTEHKTGKDLLHDRVLPRRESEASLLLQALLLVENDKDFPQEGKTSIVSWNNVTVKLTPDNVENNHFSGSAVIFWKDSKVGINLTWQSAKLPHGFINSTTVSATVEGKGKQSCSYTSLPRNKRQSITYHFMQHVIDDLVATYTPLGLDATVLFETWTESQYDQPAGHLWEIICPALIEGYIFSEHCEVQLDAEQIRCLRRYLLHWISRKQFDPKITMDKVEAKLIKMLSGTAPDYLKAASVLQRAKELFPEAPMDALLHFLWLEKQHDPHIRNIARLINLVLP
- a CDS encoding tetratricopeptide repeat protein; translated protein: MKGSHQEQPIRGAFSVEKLVRVGFGATKRTNKIEVMVYAEQEGNGDITLWKLNKSHIPFEKYDKVSFENLMADYSPEPAFYQEKIYPAMRKVAQGIARGERLRVNGQPYGAEVEFLQVLEMDEDNVRATFGLGLTYLDRNEISKGQAVFSKLVGIEATFAPEHKHMFNEFGIKLRKNKMYEQALQFYSRAQKLSALDEHLLYNIGRVLIEIKEYKKALVMLAKALEVNPEFAEAKKVFELLDRKMNNAA